The Theileria equi strain WA chromosome 2 map unlocalized gcontig_1105316255037, whole genome shotgun sequence genomic sequence agatgcgatagatggtgaaagacAAGAAACTCAAGATGTTAATCTACCTGAAGGTACTTCTTCTGCTCctcctactcttcctactCCTGCAAGATCTGTTGGAGCTGCTCCTGCTGCTTTTGGTTTTTGTCCTGGAGAACCTGCTGTTCCTGGTTCTCTAGTTATTAATTGTGGACCTGAAGGAATTTCTGCTGTTTTATCTGCTGAACCTGAAGATATAGCTAAAGAACCTACTGGTACTAATTCTGAAGGTGGTGGAAAGGGTGATAGAGGTACCGGTGATGGACCTGGTGCTAGtgcttctggagataatgaGAAAGGTAGCTATTATGAGTATGAGTACTCAGGTGAATACTCTGAAGATGAATCTCGTGCTGCTGTTGCTGATGGTAGTAGTAGATCTGAACCTGTAGCTCTTCAAACCACTCCTCCTACAGGCTCTCCTGATACTGGTCAACAGCCTCTTACTGCTCCTAAAGAACGTCTTGTTGCCGTAGCTCCTCTTACTGTTGGTACTATAGCCGGATACTTTTTTGCTACTTCTGCAGGATCCGGATTAACTGGTTTCTTGGGATATAAGGGTTATAGCCTAtataaaaactttaaaggagatccttgggttcGACAGATAtgagtctatggagatactctagatactaacttggatactgagtagttggtctaatggagtactatCATGGGTGAGCATACCAGCAACATACCATTTAGCTATGACCCATTTCAGGCACTCACACAActcactactccgtagTTTGCATTCATTCCGCTAtgctccattcattcaaCTCACCTACATATACATCCCATTTACACAAACATGTAGCACGTCCATTCGAGACGGTCATGCGTACGCTTGGGGAGGATTTCGTGACCAAGACTGGTTATGACGGTTATCCTGGCATATATCTCAGCGGGTCAGTCGTTTACGATGTTGATGGATCGGTTCTTCACGTCTCCAAGTTTTCGAGGGAGTTTTTGGCTGCATTCTTGGACTACATTGAGAAGGAGGACCTCAAGGACCAGTGCATCTTCTACGATACTCGCAAGAACTATGCTCTGGTAGATCCAAAGGAGGTAGTTTCTCGCGTCCTGGTCATTGACGACATTCCGTACCCCAAAATTGCGACTCCCGAGGAAATCCTCGAGATGGAGATCATCTCCATCGTGACAACGAACGCGGACATGGATATTCCAATGGTAACTCGAGGCATCGACTTCTCTAGTCGCTGTATGGGCAGCAATTACCTGGCAGAGATCTGTCCCATAACCATCACCAAAGTAGACGCCCTAAAGATTTTGATGGAGCGCCACGGCGAGAGGGCCTCAGCTTTTGGGTTCATTGGAGACGGACTGAACGATATGGAGTCCATGGGCCTCTCGGAAATCTCCTTTGCGGTAGCCAACGCGTCTCCAGAGGTCAAAAGGCATGCAAAATGGGTTCTTCCGCACTCGTACCTGATGTCAGCCTTTGCAACAGCAATGGAACTGGTCTATAACATTTAGTTTTCATGTGTATCTCCGGTGTATGCGCGGCGAGGTCCAGGAGTCCGCCGAAACTCTAAAACTGCACGCGCGAGAGCGCGAGTTTCGCGAAAATCCAGTATAAAAGAGCATTTTGAGCGCATTTTGCCTGGCGGCTGAGCGACATGCACGTGTCCAGGGCCTCAAAACCCGAAAGCCGTTAAAATGCAACATCGTCTGCTGGAATCAGGCAGAGAGATCGTACGGCTGAAGAGAAAGCCAAGCGTACCctgaagaataaaaaatttGGGAGCAGCGGAGGCTCCAGAGTGGCAGGGCCAAACTGCCATGAGCGAGTGGCGGCAATTCCTTGCGGTTTGTACGAGTGAAACCATCGATTCACGGCgtttattttaaatacaaatagTTATAGATAGTGTGGATGTCTAGGATAGCTAATTTTAGGTGTTTCTGCACGAATAGACTGCGGAATTTGGAGCCCAGGACATTGTTTGCCGGTTACGGCGGTTCGAGTGCTGTAAACTCTGGGTATTCCAGGGGTCTCCGGGGGGAAAGAGCAAGGAGAAGTACACAGTGACAATTTGGTGATAAAAGAGTTTATTAAAGGCGCCAAAACCGGCGGCGGATTCTGGGGAGGAAGGGCGTCCGCCTGAGATCACTACATTACactccattctttgctCCACAGCACTCCATTCACTCCAATTCTTCTTTGGTTTTTGCATTCTCgaattttcttctttcGTTTCTTCTCTGCTCTCCTCTCTCAAACATGGCTGCTCCAGACTCTTTTGTCTTGCTTTTGGATTTCGGCTGCACCTTCTCCGGTGCTTTGATTCGGTTGGTCCGCGAACTCGGCGTCAGGTGTGAACTCCAGGCTATCGAGTCCTTCAAGGGTCTTCCAGAACCAGCACCAGCAGGTGTTTTGCTCTGTGGTGGTACTGAAAGTGTCTTCGACGCCGATGTCGTTCACCTCGACATGAGCCTCTTCGACGCCTGCAAGGCCAAGGGTGTCCCTGTTTTGGGTATCTCCTACGGTATGATGGTTGCATGCAAGGCTTTTGGCGGCAAGGTCGTCAAGGGCAAGGAGACCGAGTACAAGGTCGTCGACTTTACTCTCGGCGCCGCCGATGTCTTGTTCGAGGGCCTTCCACAGGTCTTCAAGGTCCATGCCAACACCAACGATGAGTTGCATGCCCTTCCAGCTGGATTCAAGGCTCTCGGTACCGCCGCCGGCCTCGAGGGTGTCGTCGCCGCCGTCCACCCAGACCACAAACTCTGGGTCGTCTACTTCCACCCAGAGTCCTCCGACTCTGAGCATGGACACGCCCTCTTGTCAAACTTCTTGTACAAGGTTTGCAAGTGCGACAAGTCATGGACTATGGAGCTCTACTACGAGTcagagatgaagaagataaaggaGCAATGCGGCAGCGACAAGGTTGTTGTTGCTGGTCTCTCTGGTGGTGTCGACTCCACCGTCTGCGCAGCAATGGTCCACTCCGTCATTGGAAACCGCTTCCACGGTATCATGGTCAACACTGGTCTCATGAGATTCAACGAGACCAACTGCTGCTTCAAGAGACTGACCAACGAGATTCCAGGATTGCAAGTCACTATTAGGGACTCATCCGCTGTATTCTTCAGGGAACTCGCCGGCGTCACCGACCCAGAGCAGAAGCGTAAGATTATTGGTAGAGTCTACATTGAAGAATTCGATGCTGCCATCAAGGAGCTCGGCTTCTCCCCAGCCAACTGCTTGCTCTTGCAGGGTACCATCTACCCTGATATCCTCGAGTCCGAGTTGAACAGGAGAAACAAGCTTCCAGTCAAGTCCCACCACAATGTTGGTGGTCTCCCAGACAAGTTGGACTACGAGCTCATTGAGCCCGTAAGGTACTTGTTCAAGGAGGAAGTCAGAGCCCTCGGCAGACTCTTGAAGCTCTCTGACTACACCTGCACCAGGCCACCATTCCCAGGCCCAGGTCTTGGTGTTCGTGTCATTGGCGAATTGACTCCAGAGAGAGTTGAGGTTGTCAGACAAGCTGATAAGATCACTAGGGACGAAATCGAGAAGGCCGGCGTCAAGGTTAGCCAGGCTCTTTGCGTTTTCTTGCCTACCATCCGTAGCACTGGTATTGTCCACGGAAAGAGAGTCCACGGCCACACTGTTGTACTCAGGATCATCAACACCGTCGACTTTGTCACCGCCAAGTGGGCCAAGTTGGACCATGATCTCTTGGAGAGAATCTCCACCAGAATCACCTCCGAGGTCGCTGGAGTTAACAGAGTTTGCTTGGACATCACAAACAAGGGCCCAGCTACCATTGAATGGGAGTAAACTTTTGCTTTGCATAGTTTAGGATTGGCTTTTGCCAAGTTTTTATACATGTGCTTTAGACTTGGACGATACCCTCGTCCCGATCTAACTGTTTATACGTACTCTTCTCTCTAGTTATTCGCTCTCAGTTGTTCTCCCTACCCTTGCGAGGTGGCCCGCTAGCCGCCATGTAGTTGTGCACATAAAGCATCCCATAAATTTACAGTTCAGTTCTAACAACATCCTCGTCAACAAGATCCTCAGACAGACGCTCTGCGTACGCCTTTCCACTAGTTATCGAATTCACAAATGCGCTAACAGACGCCTGCAGAAGATGCATGCAAAGCTACTGACTATCAAACCTCTGAAAAGGCCGTCTTCATGTGTACAAAGACACCCTTGGCCAAATTCAATCCGACAAGCGTCGGAAACGTCCCAAGTCTAAAGACTCCTTCCCACTGCGGGTTACTTCCCTCTGGTGCGTATTTGATGAATGAATAAGCACTCACCCGTGGTATAGACAAACGGAAATGGCGTGTTTGGACTCTTTTGTCTAACATTTGCAATGGTGTCGAGTTGCGACTCCGCATCCTTGTTGAGAAAGAACAAGAGGCAAAGCGGTCCGCTGCAATTGGCCTTGAGATCCGAGACCTTGCTGACTCTCTTTGGGGGTCCGACATTCTTGTAGTGCCTCTTTGCAAACGACAAGATATCATCTGCCTTTCGTGCGCCTTCATAGTTTATCGGTTTCCCTCCCTGAGGGAACAGGATGATGGTAGGGAAGCCCTGGATGTTTTGTAATGCCAAAAAACCGCTCACCTTGATGTTGTACTGCGAAGCCAGGGATGTCTCAACGGTACAATCCACCTTGCCAACCTTTACAGAGCCACTATTTTTTGCCATTCTCACCCACTCTGGCTCAAGCTGTTTGCAGTGACCACACCACGGAGCATAAAACATCACGAGCCTAAATGGTGACTAGACGAGACAACAACTCACCACTGCGTATTCGAGTCTTCCAAAACTGTCCTTTTAAAATTATCGCTCGTAAGCTGTACAACGCTCCCAGGGACTTCTACGAGATTCTAAGGTTACACAGGACAAACCGTTTGTGCTAGTCTTTGGTTTCGGAGTAGCTTTAGACACTTTGTCCTTGACATACTTGTTCAACCTCTTCATTGCGAATGCAACAAGCGGTTCCAGACTTCTGGCTTCGTTGTAATCCACGACATCAGGGTTGTTGGTACCTGAAACTCTTGCATAACCAGCCGCAACGTACCGTTTGGAATAAACACCTTGACCGTAGGGTACCCCTTTACCGAATATTTCTGAGCCAAGGATTCGTCATTCACGGCGATAACCGGAATCACACCCTTTAGCACCTTGGAAACCTCCTTGTAGACTTTAGAAAACTCCTTGCAATGCCCGCACCTGCCACAAAAGCGTTGAGGATGAAGACACGAGACAAACCAGTCGGCGTAAAACTCAACGATTGAAACGCGCTTCTTGACCTGCTGCGTGAACTCTGGGTCCCTGAGGACCTTGACATCGCCTTTGCCGTCGTACAGTCCAGCCAACGAGAGTCTCACACAGAGGACGGCCAACACCCAGAGTCCCTTCATTTCTCCACTCGACGAACCGCAAATCCGCTACACCCAGTCCTTTCAGTCAGTCCCCGAGCCAATCGATGGATGTTTGCGCAAATTTCAGTCTCTTGTccaaaatatgaaaagtGGACGCGCAAATGCGCCCGGAGGCTCCCGATGGAATCCCGGCGGCCCTACGCCGCGCTCAGACTTCACATTTTGGACTCTGACCCCTCACAGGCCCCAGGAATGACGAGACAGTGACATTTGACTACAATGTGTGCAgtatggaggaagaaattGGCAGAGAATTGAGTCAGTCGGAGGACGAGTCGAAGTTGGAGAGGAGGACGTCTCATACCCACCGTTCGTCAAAAGGATCCTACAGGAACATCAAAAGTCACGTTAGATCGCAGCTACTCCACCTAGGGAAGCGCCTCATCGCTGAGAACACCGTAGACAGCCACAATGAAGCGCTCAAAATCGCGTCGATATTCCTAGAAAGCATCCCTCCCCGAGGCTACGTGCCCGAAGACCTCTTCACGTTCATAGTCTCGATCTTCCACATGTAAGATTTGGCTCAGAAAAAACGCGTTTTAGACACTACCAAGACGAATCGTGCGCTCGTTTGTTCACAAAATTCCTGTCCATGGCCGCAGCTACAACCCCAAATCTGGTATGGTTCGTATGGCTGATTATAGCATTTCAGAGACCCCTGGTTTTGGAGCATTCTGTTCGGTTTCTGGCATCACGGGGTGACTATGACGGAGTTTTGGAGGAGATACAGAGGTTTTATTCTGGTCAAATGATTAACATTACACAGGAGATGTTCGGAATGGAATTTGGAAAAGCACGAAATCGCAAAACACTATAGATGGGTCGCCAAGAATATCGATTCCTTCAGGGACTTTGAGCCGGAAAACACTTCACAGGAGTTCAAGTAGGTCCTAGAATATTTGCGTCATAGCAAATGGCAAATGTGCATGTTAAAATTTCTAGGATAGAGTTGGAAGATGTCCTGGTAACATATTTGAAGCACAGGAGACTCCCGAATTTCGTCCTGCTGGCCATTTACACAGAGATTTATGGAAGCGATGGGCTGAGGCTCATTAACGAATACATTCAAGAGTTCCCCAAAATATTCTACCTGAGAATAAATCGCATTTTCTTGCACATTCAACACGTATGTTTTCGAGTATTTACAAAACTTTTCAGGAATCTTTAATTCCCCCAAATGTTTTGGTATTTCTGCCCATTCAGTAACTATTGCAATGTAGGAAGACGATATTTTAAAACTCGTTCCACTTTCAAGGTACGATGTTTGGTGTAGATTTAACAATTCAGCTACTCGTTGGCAAGTTTTGACTTTTTATGGTGTCTAAAGTCGCACGTTGGAACCGAGAATCTCATTTGCACTCTCTTTGACGCAATGGTAGGTGGTCTTCCCTATTAAAAATCTTTCAGGTGGCAGTTCCGCATCTTAAAAGGGTCTGGGAGCTCTTTTTTACCGCGCTGGTTGAAGGTGTACAGACCAAAGGTTTGTGTCTTTTCTACCAGAAATACTCACAGGATGGGATGAGGTCGAGAAAATTATAGAGACTATACTGGCAGGCTCCACCGCAAGAATTTACAACAATTTCACCCCGATGGGTTTGACTAGTCTTTATCTTGTTGAAAACACTTAGGATGCATACTAGCAAAGATACCAAAGGACTGCACCCTGTACTATTTGGCAACAGCACCCTTTATTCTCAAGAACATGGAGAGATTCAAGGAACTCGTAAACGTTGTTGAAATGTAAGTTTAGTGAATgtataaagaatgtatAGGTGTACCGGGCACACAGTCTTCACAAGAGAGGTGCAAGATTATTCTAAAGTCGAACCAATTTGGAGTCAATATGTAGAGAATTTAAACAAACAGTTTAACGCAaacttgtacattattTCAACAAGTATTCCTCCCAGTTAATCTCTACAACTGCACCGTTTACtaggaatataaaaagaGAATGCACGGCCAAATGAGATTAACAAATGCCACAAGGCATCACaatttaaaactcttcGTAAAttatactgcattttatCATTCTCGCTCTTTGGCAGTTACAGTGAATTGCCAGGTAATTTTTTCAACCGGAGTTTTTATTTCGTGGTAATGTGATGTTTAGTGAGTTTACACTTTATACGTTTGTCTTGGTGTATTGACATGCAAGAAGTTTGGAAACAATATATAGTATCCTCTAGATCATCTTTTCTGGATGTCTCAAATATTGCCATAATCTTTGTCATTCTCGGACATGTCCACCTCAAAATGTGTGCTTGCATTCACCCAAAATTCTAGACACTGGCGAGCATGAATGTTGAAGAATAATACCAGACAAAATATTGAGGATGCATCCATATTCCGAGTATGAAACTGTTCATGGCAGAGGGAGGCTAATAAtacaaaggaagaataataGACAAAATGCATGgggtgaagaaggaaaagaataTCTATGGATATACGCAGACTGTGGTCCAAATTGGGATCATTTTAAACAGAAAACACTTTTATTGGACTTTAAAACTGTGTACTTTTCATagatatatccatagtGAAAGGGAATAGAAATTAGTTTGGCAAAGACTATGGACTATTTTATCCCGCATGCTGGTTATTCTGTGATTATTTTTAGGCCTAATGGACTATATTAGTATTAAAAAATGGATTGAAATAATTGTGATTAGGATTATTCTTGGAAAGGTTCTCAGAACCATCGTTTTTGTTAATCTCACTCTTTGGAGCAGTTTAATCTTCCCTCAATATCTATACGTCAAAGAGGGTGGTATATAGTTTGAC encodes the following:
- a CDS encoding GMP synthase, putative (encoded by transcript BEWA_040250A) yields the protein MAAPDSFVLLLDFGCTFSGALIRLVRELGVRCELQAIESFKGLPEPAPAGVLLCGGTESVFDADVVHLDMSLFDACKAKGVPVLGISYGMMVACKAFGGKVVKGKETEYKVVDFTLGAADVLFEGLPQVFKVHANTNDELHALPAGFKALGTAAGLEGVVAAVHPDHKLWVVYFHPESSDSEHGHALLSNFLYKVCKCDKSWTMELYYESEMKKIKEQCGSDKVVVAGLSGGVDSTVCAAMVHSVIGNRFHGIMVNTGLMRFNETNCCFKRLTNEIPGLQVTIRDSSAVFFRELAGVTDPEQKRKIIGRVYIEEFDAAIKELGFSPANCLLLQGTIYPDILESELNRRNKLPVKSHHNVGGLPDKLDYELIEPVRYLFKEEVRALGRLLKLSDYTCTRPPFPGPGLGVRVIGELTPERVEVVRQADKITRDEIEKAGVKVSQALCVFLPTIRSTGIVHGKRVHGHTVVLRIINTVDFVTAKWAKLDHDLLERISTRITSEVAGVNRVCLDITNKGPATIEWE
- a CDS encoding protein disulfide isomerase, putative (encoded by transcript BEWA_040260A), which produces MKGLWVLAVLCVRLSLAGLYDGKGDVKVLRDPEFTQQVKKRVSIVEFYADWCGHCKEFSKVYKEVSKVLKGVIPVIAVNDESLAQKYSVKGYPTVKVFIPNGTNNPDVVDYNEARSLEPLVAFAMKRLNKYVKDKVSKATPKPKTSTNEVPGSVVQLTSDNFKRTVLEDSNTQWLVMFYAPWCGHCKQLEPEWVRMAKNSGSVKVGKVDCTVETSLASQYNIKGFPTIILFPQGGKPINYEGARKADDILSFAKRHYKNVGPPKRVSKVSDLKANCSGPLCLLFFLNKDAESQLDTIANVRQKSPNTPFPFVYTTEGSNPQWEGVFRLGTFPTLVGLNLAKGVFVHMKTAFSEASVSAFVNSITSGKAYAERLSEDLVDEDVVRTEL
- a CDS encoding conserved hypothetical protein (encoded by transcript BEWA_040270A), with translation MEEEIGRELSQSEDESKLERRTSHTHRSSKGSYRNIKSHVRSQLLHLGKRLIAENTVDSHNEALKIASIFLESIPPRGYVPEDLFTFIVSIFHIHYQDESCARLFTKFLSMAAATTPNLRPLVLEHSVRFLASRGDYDGVLEEIQRRCSEWNLEKHEIAKHYRWVAKNIDSFRDFEPENTSQEFKIELEDVLVTYLKHRRLPNFVLLAIYTEIYGSDGLRLINEYIQEFPKIFYLRINRIFLHIQHESLIPPNVLEDDILKLVPLSSYSLASFDFLWCLKSHVGTENLICTLFDAMVAVPHLKRVWELFFTALVEGVQTKGWDEVEKIIETILAGSTARIYNNFTPMGCILAKIPKDCTLYYLATAPFILKNMERFKELVNVVEM